In Zingiber officinale cultivar Zhangliang chromosome 3A, Zo_v1.1, whole genome shotgun sequence, the DNA window GATGCACAACTGAATTAAAATCAGACACTTAATGCTTTAATTGCAAGtcagatttttctttttttattttcttagacCGGCATTtagttatttatatatatatatatcgaatcAAATTCCAAATTCTTACTTGTTCTTGTACAGGCTGAAAACACCATTGGCGTGTATGAGATCGTAAGTCCTTGGGTAAGTTGAAAAGGCTTCACACCTAGTACCAAAAAGCAAAAGAAGTGAAAACAATGAAATACAAAATATGTATTGACAGCTATGAAATAAAGTAGAAATGCACTTTTGAAAAAGATAACTTGAAGAGCAACTAAGTAGCAACTTTATGTAAGCTACTAAGAATGATGCAACGTTATAACCACAATTTGGATGCATGACAAATAGTCGAGCAAGTTTTAGCAAAGGATTAGTTGCAATCAAAAGTACATATCATTTTAACTATACGACTCAAATAGAAATCCATTAGGAATGCATACCAGTCATGATATATGCCAATCAACCCACGTTCGTAGATCACACCTAAGGTGGATAGTTCAGCTAATGTGGGAACAACATTCATCACCCACAACTTTGGAGATTCAATTGTTGCTGCAAAACTACCCAATCTGGCATTCATATCCATTATGTTTCGGTACCTTCCAGTATCAAGTAACTTGTTAATTTTCTTATAAGCTTGAACATGCCCTTGCCACTGCTTGATATCTTCTTGAAAGGATTTCACTGAGATGCCGGGTACAGAACCACTAGCTATGCTCGGTGGAATAGCATTTAACCTCTCAGGGAATGGCTTTAGTTCTCCTCCTGCAACTTTTTCAACACTACTAACCTTAGGATATGGTGTTATGCAGGGCTCCATATTCTTGTACCTGATGAAATTGAAAAAATTCTCAATTATATAGGAAGAATCAGCAAAATTTACGAGAACAATAAATAATTAGAAGAAACATAGAGGAGCATTCAAATTTTATTAACTTGCTGCAGCTAGTCACAGAATAAAGAAAATAGTGGCTACAATATTAACATCATCTGCAGTTCACTACCAGTTCATTGGAGACCAACATCTAGATGTGTCTGTACTAACTATTTGAGGACAGTAGATGAGTTTTTATGATTGCCTTTTAACATCTACTTTTTCAAGGTTTATCCTTGATTGGTGGCCAACAAAATCAACACAAAATCAACATGACAGCGTGTATGCACAGAAACAATGGTAAAACACACACAAATAGCAAGTTCAAGAGAATGGATTGCGCCCTCCCTAAGAAATTCATTTTGGGTTTCACATGTGATTGAGTTAATTATTATTGTTTTCTCAATAAAAAATGAATTGGCATGGCCTATTTGGCATTATGTATTTAGCTGAAGTTGACTTGTTCAGACTCCTTCAGATATTCAAATGTTAGGCTTCTTGAATGATTGTGACCATACAAATCGACCATACTTCATTAATCTTGAGCAATTGCAGTGGTGAGAGAAAGAACCATAACTTACCATACATCATTTGAATTCACTTCTTTGCATATATTCATACTGCTATCATCTTTCCTCCCTGGGCATGATTCAGCATTAATTCTTTTCCTCCAAATAGCGATTTCAGACTTCTCACTGACCTTCTCCCAGCAAAGAAGCCTTGCAATTTCCTCAATCTTCCTTTGTTCCTCCTCAAGATCTTCCTTCTTACGTTGCCATGCCTGATAGTTAGCTTTCCAGTTGATTGGGGGGCCTGAAAGCACCCAATAACCACCAGGCCTCAAAACCCGATCAACTTCCTTCAAGTAAATTCCATCTGAAGAGAGAACCATAAGAAAAGAATGGTAAGAACAGGATTCAGCAGTTATCAAATAGAGCTATTTGACAAtagttaaaaaatttgataattaaaaagaaaatagtTAGTTCATTTCTCACCATTTTCGCCCCATGGAATTAAGCACCGTGAACAGTGAGCCATATCAAAGGCTCTGGATGGGTATGGAAGCTTAATTGATCCAAGAACTCCAATGACTGCAGGGACACCTCGTTCTAGGGCAAACTGCACCTGTGCCTCATGAGAGTCCCTAGGAGCAAAAGACATAGCTAGCACATTCTTTTTCAGTAGATAAGCACCCCAACTAGCAACCTGCAATAAAAATCAAGATGATATCAAATAAACTGATAGAAGGCTTCGAGATACATTCTTGCACAGAAACTGTTGATTCTAAATATAGCCAATGATGAGATGAGACCATAAATTTGGAGAAAGAAGTTCCATACCCCACATCCTGTGTCCAATGCAGTCCTGACAATACCATTTTCAATTGGAATAACAGATGAGATCGATATATTTATCAGCTCCTTGAGGGAACTGTGTTCCTCCACCAGGAAATCTGAACACATTGCCCTCATACTGAACCCAATTCTGAACAGCCTTCTCAACTGTCAAGCTTTTGTATGGTACGTTGGCGTAGGGAACATAATCACGGCTCTTGGGCCATGGGAAAGGAGCAACATATCCCTTAGGTGCTGGTATAAGACAATGCAGTTTCTCATCCTCTCTTGGGCAATGCCTCTCTCTGTATATCATGTTATCTCGAGGAAAGGTCATTGCTCGCTTCTGATCCTGGCACGGAGTGTAGTCAGTATAGCGGTCGTGGCATGCCTTAAACTTTTTGACTTGAGAATCTTTGAGATCATTCAGGTTTCCTGAGCCAGCATGGTGGGTCTCAAAATTCAGATTTGGTGCTATTGTGCATTCagtttgcttagtgacttggagTGCGATACTATCCCCCCTTCCAAATCCACTTCTCTGCCATGCTCCCAATATATAGAAGAAGCAACAGAGGCCAACAATGATGATGAGGGACACTGATCTCCTTGTCCTCCCTTCACCAGAACTGGACTTTAAAGCCATGGAGTGTGCCTGAAAGATTTCCCAAATTTTAGAGTCGAACAGAATTCCATTTTTATATGCATCACTACTATCTTTTTTTATCCATTCTGTTACATGCGAGGATGACTAGTGCTGCTCACTTTAGCTACGGAAGGAACTGAAGATTGTAAGATCTAGCAATCAATGCGTACAAAGATGTCATCCAAACACTAACGGAACACTACGCAGAAGTAATAAGTGCAGCCTCCTAACCAAAGCAGGCGTTTCCTTAACCGGGCAAGAAAATGCATTCAAAATTGCTCCTTtttatgaaataaaataaaatccacagaagtttcattcccaatcaatcaatcaatccaaGAGCTAGCACAGAGAGAGGGATCCCAGCCAAAAACCTTACGGACAGATCAAATTCCAACAAATCCCACAAATCCGACGTCGAAGTAAAAGAGGATCAAAAGACAGACAGTCaaacgaagaagaagaaaaatttcgACGGCGTAGTTTGCAACGCCGACTTACCGATCAAGCAAGAAGCAGATCTAATCTTGGGGAGAGAAAGAGCGAGAGAGAGAGGGAGCTCCAAGGGGTCGTGGTCGCCTCCGTTTCCTCAGCGATAAGCCCTCGAATCGATCGGAACCGACATAATCCTCTTTCTCACTCTTGTTGAGTCCGCGTGATTTCCCGTACAATAAATGGTTCCTCGCCAACCATCTCCTCACAGAACGCACATGCAGTCGATCCTCTTCCGTTCATCAGCAATCCAACGGCAGATCTCATCCCTCCAAGCTACGATGTTCGCTGTTCTGTGGATGATCCCGTCGGAAAAGAattgttttctttttttcattattatttcCTTGCGCTTAGTAGGCCTGGAGAGCAAGTAGCACGTCGCCACGTCCTCAACTTCGACGGTTCCTGTTGGTGAGGAGCAGCGCATCTCGGACAAGTACATAAATGCCGGGTGGAAGAGGTATTGGCGAATGAGCTGTGTGCCACTACGGGTATAATTGTTAGGGGGAAAAACATTGGACGCGTTTTTGGATTCGCGATTGGATATCGGATCCGAATGGATGGACCAAATCTATTGACTACCCATCACGTGGATCAGATTGTCTCTTTGACTCCGCCGTAATCCTCCTTATTCATCGGTggcaatttaattttaaaaggcGACCGGTCGGTCCATTGACCATCAAATGAATCGAGAGCTGCAAATAGCACATCGCTCTACGTTTAGTATTTCAGGATTATTTTTTCTTGGAGAAAATTAAGTCAGTATAGGGTTGTGGGGAATCAATTCATGGATATATGACTAATTGTGGAAGGCATGGTAGTCCGGAGTAagttttgcaaaattttcaaattgtacgcaacttttgctttatttaaaattataaaattgccTCTACCATGATTGGAcactagttatcatttttttaaaaaatttactatgattagTTAAGTTGTAAGATATACGTACTAagatataaacatataaaaatttataaataacttTGAGGGATGATATGTTGATATGTTGTACATCCATCTATGAGCATTGTGAGTACTTAGGGGTGTTTAATTTAGAGGAATAGGAATAGAAAATGGGAATGAAAATTATTGATTatcattagttttttttttcacttccaATAATTTGAATACTAAATCTAAATCTTAacctttaaactaaaaaaaataaataaataaacattagaTGTTCACATCataacatttttaaataactatacGGATTTGAATAAACCCTAATCTTGTATAAGGATGGTAAAAGTTCGATTAAATCGAATAAATCGATTGAatcattgaatttaaaaatctcactcagtttttcaattttttttttaaaaaaattagttaacTTGATTAATCCGATTAATTCGGTTTGGattgaaattttgttttaaatttttttatttaattaaattaaatagacTGCATAAATTGTATTTTTagacataattaaatttttagattaaaacttaatttttattaaatcgaattgaatttttaaatcataactaaaaaatttatttaattcaatttttatggaattaattaatattttgttaatttatttagtgtttattaaaaatttgatcgatttaataagttaaaaaaataatttggttAGAATTTGATTCGATTTTAACCTAATAATCATATTTTTCTTACATGATTGGGCAGTAAACCCTAACTGGTTGACTCTTACTACCCATTTCACTCTGCTGCAATTTTCTCTCTAGGTTTTAGGAGTGGTAAtccgaggcggcggcggcggaagcgTAGGATTTCCGCAATGAAGCAGGTAGTGGGGATCGTCGTATCCAACAAGATGCAGAAGTCGGTGGTGGTGGCTGTGGATCGGTTGTTTCATCACAAGCTCTACAATCGCTATGTGAAGCGCACCAGCAAATTCATGGCGCACGACGAGAAAAATGAGTGCTCCATCGGTGACCGAGTTAGACCTTcatctctctatttttttttctttctttttttccgtTAGGGCTTGTTTGCACGGgatctaggatttttttttttttttccgttAGACCTTCGATCGTTTAATAAATTGCTGTTAAAGAAAGATTCCGACTATGGTTGAGGTTGCAGTGTCTTTAAGGTTGTTCTCCTTGAAAATGAATAATAGTGTTCCCAACTCTTCCTTTTGTACAGGACACAACTTGGAAGTATCTAAAAGATTGCTCATTTCTTTTAAATGTGTCGATGGAGTGAAGATCACAAAGGAAGTGCCTTtgccatttttttttatcattgaaCTTAGAGAATTCCATATAATAAGGAAGATTCTCGGTAGGCCAACAACTTTGAAATCATTTAGATACTATTACAGAGAGTATTACCTGTTCCTCGAGGCTTTATACCCAAACTCATTCCATACCAGTTGTTCCGGCCAAATACCGTGGATGATCAAGCCACGAGCTAGCATGTGTGCTCTTTGGAGGTCGTCGGTGAGGGAGACGAAGGAACCTGAGATGCACTCTAAAGAGGGTTAGAATGGCGCTGGGGATGGATCCTGGTAGGCCACTCTAATGCTCAAGTAAGGGTTTGTTTAAGGTGTTATGCTGAAGGAAGAAAATGGAGAAGGATAGAACCTAGTGGAGTCGAAGAATGGGAAAGAGTCCTTTGTCTTTACCTTCTTTAGAGTTTATATACCTGTCAAAAGAGCATCACCATATTAGATGCCTTCATCATTCTCATATGGGCTAGTGAAGGAACTGGATTCGTAGCAGTTAGCCGCTTCTCTATTTACCAAGCGTCACGTGTTTGAAGGAGAGCATCTAGGAGACCAGATATGACAACTTCATAACTGCCTCTCCATTCATTTGATGCCATGTGTTCTGGAATATTCACAGAGAGACAGTCTTGTCGATGAGGCGATTGTAGGCCAATATAGGGTGTGGGGAACTTGTGTTCGGGAGGATGCTGGCGATTGAGGGCGAGACTGAAAAGATGTCAAGGTTGATGCCAAGACAGGGAACATGCCGAGATATCAAGCTGGGAACTTAACAGAATTGGCTACTGAGACTGAGGCCCGAAGGATGTTGGTGACTGAGGCCGAGACAGGGAAGATATCAAGATCTGAGATTGAGGCATGAAGGATGTCGGAGGCCGAGACAAAGAGCAATGTCGGTGACTAAGGTCGAGACATGGAAAGACATGGAGGCTGTCAGTGATTGAGGTCGAGACAGAGAGCAATGTCGGTGACTGAGGCAGAGGAAAAATGTCTTGATCTAAGACTGAGGTCCAGAGGATGTCGGTGATTAAGACCGAGACATGGATGATGCTAGGATCGGAGACTGAGGCGTGGATGGTGTCGACGATTGAGGATGAGAGATGGATGGTGCTGGGATTTAAGATTGAAGCGTGGAGGATGTTGACGACTGAGGCCGAGACATAGATGATGTCGCGATTTGAGACTAATGTGTGGAGGGTGTCGGCGACTGAGGCCGAGACATGGATGATGTCGGGATCTAAGATTGAGGCGTGGAGAATGTCAGTGAGGCTGAGACATGGATGATGTCAGGATTTGAGATTGAGGCATGGAGAGTGTCGATTTCAGGCTGATTCTACTTGGATGCGTACATTGAGTTGGCTCGATCAACTCGAATCTCATCTGGGTTGGGCCCGATTCTTTTTGGGTTATGTTTGACCCACCTTGATTTTGACTGATAGATCAACACTTCTGACCACATGTAACACGTGGAGGCAACAGGATTCTGCCACATCATTGGTCAtgagttttattttgtttttccaaACTAGTCCCGGACTCATTTGAACAGGTTGGTAGTTACTAGTGCCTTCCTTATAATAGACATATCTATCATCCTTGGAATGTTTTgcaattattttcaatttatgcGTATAAGATGTTTCCATATTATCAAAGCCAGATTGGCAGGCACTTGATGTCGAAGGGGATCGGCACAAATTTTGAGATGATGAGATCTCTACATTTTCATTGGTGCTTCAATTCTAGATTATGCTAGATTAGTCTACAAATGATCTGCAGTTAATAAGAAATATAAGTGATGCTTCCATTTGAACGAATAACTTATTGATGGTACTTGTAGAGACTAGTTGGATTATCATTAATACGAACAACAAAAGTACATCGCAGACACAACTACCTTAACTATTTTACTTGGATTCCACTTTTGATGTGCTTAATATGTGACAGAATGTTCCTTGGTCATTTCGAGAGAAAATGACTTCTTGTTTAATAAACTGGGAATGAAATGGCAAGAACCATCTGATGACCATCTTGGAAATGATTGCCTTAAGTTTTGTATTTgaataattttcttctctgatGTCGTTTTAAGCTTTTGCTCCCAGGTAATTCTGGATCCTTCAAGGCCATTGAGCAAAAGAAAGAACTGGATTGTCGCCGAGATATTGCGGAAGGCAAGAGTCTATGTTAAACCATCTCCTGCTGCTCAAGCTTTTGGTGAATCAGCTGTTGGTTCGAGTGCACCCCAGAGCTTGCCTTCTGCATGAGCTTCCTGAGCTAGGACAAATGAATTGTATGTTCTCACGAAGGCCCCTGCTTTCGACTTGCCAAAATATTTTCCTTCGACAGTGCAATTCTAAGTGAGTGTGACAAGAATatgcttcatttcttttcatcttGTTGTCTATTGTCCAGTCTTGTTCTTTACATTAACAATTAAGATGAATTAGAAGGACGTGCCATATACATTGATAATTCTTCTGAATAATGCTTGACTTTTGATCTATTTGGTTTTCAATAGCTAAATCTGACTGATGTACAGCAACAATATGGTGGTGATTCCTGCTCGACCGCATTTAATATTATGTTGTGATTCTGGATAGAAACTTTAGGGAAATAAATTgaataattatttattaatgTGGTTTATGgaattaaaatagatattttatttgcatTCCTATAGTCGATAAGTATAATGATGAAGTGCAACCAAGCATGGGAGGGGCAAATAAGTTGACTATGAATAAAGATTCAAATCTAAGCACAATGATAAAGTGAAATCAAGTATGGGAGGGGCAAATAAGTTGGCCATGAATAAAGATTGAGTCGAGTCTAAGCACAATGATAAAGTGAAACCAAGTATGGGAGGGGTAAATAAGTTGACCATGAATAATGATTGAGTCTAAGCACATGATAAAGTGAAACCGAGCATGGGAGGGACAAATAAGTTGACTATGAATAAAGATCTTGTTGATTCTCTCTGGCATAAGCAAGTTAGTTTTGAAGTGTTTATTGAATACAACAAAGAAAAACCAAGTATTCAATTAAAATCGATTTGAACCAAATTAATGAAAGTTGAACaaactatttatttttttaactaattGAACTGgttgaattttttaataaaaattaaataaattgaactgaaaaaatatcaattaatttgatgataattaaattaattaaaaatttctaattagGACTAAAAATTTATCATAAATCATAATAGTGCTTAATTCCAATTCATCGtaactcattttttttaattcatttttttctattttgatttattatttttaaataaaacaaattctaaaagaactgaattaaaattttaaatttggtcTAGGTGGATTTGTTTGGTTGAATTGAATTTTTACTCACCCTTACAACAAAGTATATAGtaatatttgaattttattttataagtatTCGGATTGATTAAGACATGCTCTCATATCTATTTTATAAGAATCTCAACCGTACTAGAACCAATAAACTGAAAATAATGACACAATACCTAACCGAAAATTGCACAGGTTGGAGTAATGATTCCTATTACTCAAAGGTTCGAAGTAATTTGTTTTTGGTACAGACATTTAGCAAATTATGACGGCACTCTTTCTCACGCATTTGGCTGGTAACAAATAGCAAAGCTTGTCGATTTCCCTTGGAGCAAGATCAACCCATCCAGACACAAACAGCTGTTTTCTTGCTGCTACTCACAGCTATGAGAGAGACTAGCAAAGAGCTATCAATCCCTCTTGCGATGCATTCATAACAACCAAACAAACAACAAAATCTCTGGCCAGTAATGAGAGAATGTCTATTTTGAGGTAGCCATCCTACCATTATCACTTTGTCTTCGTTTTCCATCAGAAGCTGCTTGTTGCCTTGAAGGTGAGCCTTTTACTAGTTGGCTAGATGGTGGTGCAGTTGATATCTTCCTTGATGGAGATGGCATGTGGGCGCGAGGTGTCCTGGATTGACATCATGAATATGTAAGAAATATCTACTCGAAAGCATGTAATAAAAGGGTTTGTATAAGGAAGACATGCAGAATTCCAACAAGGGATGACTGATGATTTTATATTCTCAGGGTTTAGTCTGGGTATTCATGGACCACTAGTCTATGAATTGTTTCTATGAATCTAATTACCTCAACTCAGAGCCTTTAGTTGAACCTGACTGAGGCCGCTTGATTCTCAATCCGCCGTTGACTGCATTACTGGCTTTTCCATTGCTAGATTGCGACTGCAATATCATTTCTTGCTCTGAAGAATCACTAGTTGCAAAATCTAATTCATCATAATCATCAGTTGTGACAGAATTAGGCCGGCTTGTATGCCTATCTCTGAACACTCTCACATCAGGAATATATCCCTGGTCAAGTGAATCAGGAACATGAACATTATCTCTAACCCAGTCCCTCAGTGGATCCTCATCATTGGCTACATCAATGTCTGCCCTCTCCATCGATGCTGAACAGCTCTGCACAAGAAATGTTACGGGACAATGCAGAACCGAAGTGAAACACGTTTCTAAATTATAAAATTCAATTAGCATTTCCATGTAAAGTTGAATGATTGGAAATCATGTGGAAATATGCTACTTAGTTTTATATCAGGATGAATGAACAAAGAATATGTACCTCAATATTCCCCAAATCCTCCGTTGTCTGAATCTGGTTTCGACATCCAGGAGATGTCGGGCTAGATTTCATCCTGTAAATGTC includes these proteins:
- the LOC122052320 gene encoding 30S ribosomal protein S17-like; amino-acid sequence: MKQVVGIVVSNKMQKSVVVAVDRLFHHKLYNRYVKRTSKFMAHDEKNECSIGDRVILDPSRPLSKRKNWIVAEILRKARVYVKPSPAAQAFGESAVGSSAPQSLPSA